One stretch of Campylobacter sp. CNRCH_2014_0184h DNA includes these proteins:
- a CDS encoding type II secretion system protein yields the protein MQTKKAFTLIELVFCMMIIAILSVIAYPYFSFGKNDAKLIQVKSEVELINASLSLLRNQFLFKESKDFPAILDEALINSENQKLFVCYHSQNYKNTKQCTYSVLEKPIISSKKSWMKIANTQYRFFINSKNYIDFSYNSEKVFLECVSLNCKDYGF from the coding sequence ATGCAAACAAAAAAAGCTTTTACTTTGATAGAGCTTGTTTTTTGTATGATGATTATTGCTATTCTTAGCGTAATTGCTTATCCGTATTTTTCTTTTGGAAAAAATGATGCTAAACTCATTCAAGTAAAAAGTGAGGTGGAGCTTATCAATGCTTCTTTGTCTTTACTTAGAAATCAGTTTTTATTTAAAGAAAGTAAGGATTTTCCAGCAATTTTAGATGAAGCTTTGATAAATAGTGAAAATCAAAAATTATTTGTATGTTATCATTCTCAAAATTATAAAAATACAAAACAATGCACTTACAGCGTTTTAGAAAAACCAATCATTTCATCTAAAAAATCGTGGATGAAAATAGCAAATACTCAATATAGATTTTTTATAAATTCTAAAAATTACATAGATTTTTCTTATAATAGTGAAAAAGTTTTTTTAGAATGTGTGAGTTTAAATTGTAAGGATTATGGGTTTTGA
- a CDS encoding ABC transporter ATP-binding protein, with amino-acid sequence MDSVIKTSNLCKYFGTFKAVDDLNFEVHKGEIFAFLGANGAGKTAAIKMLCGLSLPTSGNAFIGGYDVYKDSEKIKQNIGYMSQKFSLYEDLSVFENIELFGTIYGLSTKTIRENGDSLLNFLNIYAYKNKIVKDLSLGFKQKLAFCVATLHKPKIIFLDEPTSGVDPKTRRDFWELIYKASNENISIFITTHYMDEAEYCDRVSIMIDGKIKILDTPKNLKRTYNAKDIQEVFFQLAKEAKRS; translated from the coding sequence ATGGATAGTGTTATAAAAACTTCTAATCTTTGTAAATATTTTGGAACCTTTAAAGCAGTAGATGATCTAAATTTTGAAGTTCACAAAGGAGAAATATTTGCCTTTTTAGGAGCCAATGGAGCAGGAAAAACCGCTGCTATAAAAATGCTTTGTGGTTTGAGTTTACCAACAAGTGGAAATGCTTTTATTGGCGGATATGATGTATATAAAGATAGTGAAAAAATCAAACAAAATATAGGTTATATGAGTCAAAAATTTTCGCTTTATGAGGATCTAAGTGTTTTTGAAAATATAGAATTATTTGGCACAATATATGGTTTAAGCACTAAAACAATAAGAGAAAACGGAGACTCATTATTAAATTTTTTAAATATATATGCTTATAAAAACAAGATTGTAAAAGATCTATCTTTAGGTTTTAAACAAAAGCTAGCCTTTTGCGTAGCAACTTTACACAAGCCAAAGATTATTTTTTTAGATGAACCCACAAGTGGTGTAGATCCAAAAACAAGAAGGGATTTTTGGGAACTTATTTACAAAGCAAGCAATGAAAATATTTCTATTTTTATCACAACACACTATATGGATGAAGCAGAATATTGCGATAGAGTAAGTATTATGATAGATGGCAAAATCAAAATTTTAGATACTCCCAAAAATTTAAAAAGAACATATAATGCTAAAGATATACAAGAAGTATTTTTTCAATTAGCAAAAGAAGCAAAAAGATCTTAA
- a CDS encoding HlyD family secretion protein yields the protein MLKFLLLAMSIFSFYACSNPNDKFDAMGIFESDEIIVSSEIQGKILEFNIQEGQKLQKDQIIGKVDSVSLELKKKELYHIIEALKLQKLDIKNQLSPLFQQLKDTLVDKKRYYTLLKNEAISQKEYDDINAKYSLLEKEINAKKENLTLKNASIDEQIQTALTQIAILEDSIAKSFIRSPIYGTVLEKYAFAGELSKNQALFKIADLSNLYLKAYIINQDYNKIKLKDKVKIISDTGKNYQGVVSYISQKAEFTPKTIMSKDERENLVYMIKINVKNDGYLKIGTYAEVHFYHD from the coding sequence ATGCTCAAATTTCTTTTGCTTGCCATGTCAATATTTTCTTTCTATGCATGCTCTAATCCAAATGACAAATTTGATGCAATGGGAATTTTTGAAAGTGATGAGATAATTGTCTCTAGTGAAATACAGGGAAAAATTTTAGAATTTAATATCCAAGAAGGACAAAAACTACAAAAAGACCAGATAATAGGAAAAGTAGATAGTGTTTCTTTGGAGTTAAAAAAGAAAGAACTTTATCATATTATTGAAGCGTTAAAACTACAAAAACTAGATATAAAAAACCAACTCTCACCTTTATTTCAGCAACTCAAAGATACCTTAGTAGATAAAAAACGCTATTATACACTTTTGAAAAATGAGGCAATTTCTCAAAAGGAATATGATGATATTAATGCAAAATATTCATTATTAGAAAAAGAAATCAATGCCAAAAAAGAAAATCTAACTCTTAAAAATGCTTCTATAGATGAACAAATTCAAACTGCATTGACCCAAATTGCTATCTTAGAAGATAGTATTGCCAAAAGCTTTATAAGATCTCCTATTTATGGCACTGTTTTAGAAAAGTATGCTTTTGCTGGAGAATTAAGTAAAAATCAAGCATTATTTAAAATAGCAGATTTATCAAACCTATATCTTAAAGCTTATATTATCAATCAAGATTACAACAAAATAAAGCTCAAAGATAAAGTTAAAATAATTTCTGACACGGGTAAAAATTACCAAGGCGTTGTATCTTATATTTCACAAAAAGCTGAATTTACACCAAAGACCATCATGAGTAAAGACGAGAGAGAAAATCTTGTTTATATGATAAAAATAAATGTCAAAAATGATGGTTATTTAAAAATCGGAACCTATGCCGAAGTACATTTTTACCATGATTGA
- the efp gene encoding elongation factor P has product MASYGMGDLKKGLKIEIDGIPFKIVEYQHVKPGKGPAFVRIKIKSFIDGKVLEKTFHAGDKCESPNLEEKQMQYLYDDGENCQFMDTQTYEQVAISDEDVGEAKKWMLDGTMVDVLFHNGKAIGVEVPQVMELKIIETAPNFKGDTQGSNKKPATLETGAVVQIPFHVLEGEVIRVDTVRGEYIERANK; this is encoded by the coding sequence ATGGCTTCTTATGGAATGGGAGATTTAAAAAAAGGTTTAAAAATAGAAATTGATGGTATTCCTTTTAAAATCGTAGAATATCAACACGTAAAACCAGGAAAAGGTCCTGCTTTTGTACGTATTAAAATTAAATCTTTTATCGATGGTAAGGTTTTAGAAAAAACTTTCCATGCAGGAGATAAATGTGAATCTCCAAATTTAGAAGAAAAACAAATGCAATATCTATACGATGATGGTGAAAATTGTCAATTTATGGATACTCAAACTTATGAGCAAGTTGCAATTAGCGATGAAGATGTGGGTGAAGCTAAAAAATGGATGCTTGATGGAACTATGGTGGATGTTTTATTCCACAATGGAAAAGCAATCGGTGTGGAAGTGCCTCAAGTAATGGAGCTTAAAATTATCGAAACAGCACCAAATTTCAAAGGTGACACTCAAGGCTCAAACAAAAAACCAGCTACTTTAGAAACAGGTGCAGTAGTACAAATTCCTTTTCATGTGCTAGAAGGGGAAGTGATTCGCGTTGATACTGTGCGTGGAGAATATATAGAAAGAGCAAATAAATAA
- a CDS encoding alpha-ketoglutarate reductase / D-3-phosphoglycerate dehydrogenase, with protein sequence MKKIIVCDAILDKGVELLRKADDVELIEAAHLPKDELLTKLSDVDVAITRSSTDVDLKFINACSNLKALVRAGVGVDNVDIDECSKKGIIVMNVPTANTIAAVELTMNHLLCSARSFVNAHNFLKIQRRWEREKWYGVELMNKTLGVIGFGNIGSRVAVRAKAFGMKVIAYDPYVVASKMTDLGIECVNSLDTILTQSDFITIHTPKTKETTDMISFEEISKMKDGVRLINCARGGLYNEDALCEGLKSGKIAWLGIDVFNKEPATNHPFLDFENVSVTSHLGANTLESQENIAIQACEQALNAARGISYPNALNLPIKTEDLPSFVAPYIELISKMGFLAAQLDKTPIKAIKLESEGQISEYNESLLTFATVSVLRGILGENINYINAHFVAKDKGVELSSCILPSSGYSNKITIKVITDNSNLSISGTIFGENEQRIVELNGFDVDFKPKGKMIILNNNDIPGVIANVSGILAKNNVNIADFRLGRNGFGKALAVILLDAKISKALLEELRAVDACIFAEYAEI encoded by the coding sequence ATGAAAAAAATTATTGTATGTGATGCAATATTAGACAAGGGTGTGGAGCTTTTAAGAAAAGCTGATGATGTAGAACTTATTGAAGCAGCGCATTTACCTAAAGATGAGCTTTTAACAAAATTAAGTGATGTGGATGTAGCTATTACTAGAAGTTCAACAGATGTGGATTTGAAATTTATCAATGCATGTTCTAATTTAAAAGCCTTAGTTAGAGCAGGCGTTGGAGTTGATAATGTTGATATAGATGAATGCTCTAAAAAAGGCATTATAGTTATGAATGTGCCAACGGCTAATACCATAGCAGCAGTTGAACTTACTATGAATCACCTATTATGCTCTGCAAGATCTTTTGTAAATGCTCATAATTTTTTAAAAATACAAAGAAGATGGGAAAGAGAAAAATGGTATGGTGTTGAACTTATGAACAAAACTTTAGGGGTTATAGGTTTTGGTAATATAGGTTCAAGAGTAGCTGTACGCGCAAAAGCTTTTGGTATGAAAGTTATAGCTTATGATCCTTATGTGGTAGCTTCTAAAATGACTGATTTGGGTATTGAGTGCGTGAATTCTTTAGATACAATTTTAACTCAAAGTGATTTTATTACTATACATACACCAAAAACAAAAGAAACAACAGATATGATTTCTTTTGAAGAAATTTCTAAAATGAAAGATGGCGTAAGATTGATAAATTGTGCTAGAGGTGGTCTTTATAATGAAGATGCTTTGTGTGAGGGATTAAAAAGTGGTAAAATAGCTTGGCTTGGTATCGATGTGTTTAACAAAGAACCTGCAACTAATCATCCATTTTTAGATTTCGAAAATGTTTCTGTTACTTCTCATCTTGGTGCAAATACTTTAGAAAGTCAAGAAAATATAGCTATCCAAGCATGCGAGCAAGCTTTAAATGCTGCAAGAGGAATTTCTTATCCTAATGCTTTAAATTTACCAATTAAAACTGAAGATTTGCCAAGTTTTGTAGCACCTTATATTGAGCTTATTTCTAAAATGGGCTTTTTGGCTGCTCAGCTTGATAAAACTCCTATTAAAGCTATTAAACTTGAAAGTGAAGGACAAATTAGTGAGTATAATGAGTCTTTGCTAACTTTTGCAACAGTGAGTGTTTTAAGAGGAATTTTAGGTGAAAATATTAATTATATCAACGCACATTTTGTAGCTAAAGACAAGGGTGTGGAACTTTCATCTTGTATTTTACCAAGTAGTGGTTATAGTAACAAAATCACCATAAAGGTAATTACAGATAATTCTAACCTTTCTATCTCAGGGACTATTTTTGGTGAAAATGAACAAAGGATAGTAGAGTTAAATGGTTTTGATGTAGATTTTAAACCAAAAGGGAAAATGATAATTTTAAATAACAATGATATACCAGGAGTTATTGCTAATGTTAGCGGAATTTTAGCTAAAAATAATGTTAATATAGCTGATTTTAGACTTGGTAGAAATGGCTTTGGAAAAGCTTTAGCTGTGATTTTACTTGATGCAAAAATTTCAAAAGCTTTGCTTGAAGAATTAAGAGCTGTTGATGCTTGTATTTTTGCAGAATATGCAGAAATTTAA
- the uvrB gene encoding excinuclease ABC subunit UvrB has protein sequence MFELTSDFKPSPDQKQAIDGIVKSIKAGNKYQTLLGVTGSGKTFTMANIIKNLNMPTLIMSHNKSLCAQLYSEFKGFFANNHVEYFISYYDYYQPEAYIPRTDVFIEKDSSTNEDLERLRLSASASLLSYDDVICIASVSANYGLGNPSEYVGMVLILELNMQINQKELLKKLVDMGYKRNDNFFDRADFRVNGDIVDIYPAYYEDEAIRLEFFGDELEAMYHYNVLENKKGKDLKKFILYPTSQFSVGEARLKEAIKGIKAELNERLAYFENENKLVEAQRLKQRVEFDLEMLQSTGMCKGVENYALHLTGLKSGDTPYTLFDYFAIKNQDFLVIVDESHVSLPQFRGMFAGDRSRKQTLVDYGFRLPSALDNRPLMFDEFINKNCKFLFVSATPAPLELELSKENIFYQIMRPTGLLDPKIEIKDSENQVEILYDEAKKVIEHNERVLITVLTKKMAEELSKYYLELGLKVKYMHSEIDAIERNEIIRGLRSGAFDILIGINLLREGLDLPEVSLIAIMDADKEGFLRSTTALIQTMGRAARNVNGKVLLFAKKITKSMQEAIDTTNKRRALQEAYNKKHNITPTSVKRNIEESLKHELEQGEIYRKGKELEKMPAKERAKIVKELRKQMLEAAKNLEFEKAAMLRDEINKLRTL, from the coding sequence ATGTTTGAACTTACTAGTGATTTTAAGCCAAGTCCTGATCAAAAACAAGCCATTGATGGTATAGTAAAAAGCATTAAAGCGGGTAATAAATACCAAACCTTGCTAGGTGTTACAGGTAGTGGAAAAACTTTCACTATGGCAAATATCATTAAAAACTTAAACATGCCTACTCTTATCATGAGTCACAATAAAAGCTTATGCGCGCAACTTTATAGTGAATTTAAAGGTTTTTTTGCAAATAATCATGTGGAGTATTTTATAAGCTATTATGATTATTATCAACCAGAAGCTTATATACCAAGAACAGATGTTTTTATAGAAAAAGATAGTTCTACTAATGAAGATTTAGAAAGATTAAGACTTAGTGCAAGTGCTTCGCTTTTAAGTTATGATGATGTTATTTGTATAGCTAGTGTTTCGGCAAATTATGGTTTGGGAAATCCAAGTGAGTATGTAGGTATGGTTTTGATTTTAGAGCTTAATATGCAAATAAATCAAAAAGAACTTTTAAAAAAACTTGTAGACATGGGTTATAAACGCAATGATAATTTCTTTGATAGGGCTGATTTTAGAGTTAATGGAGATATAGTAGATATATATCCAGCTTATTATGAGGATGAAGCTATTAGGCTTGAGTTTTTTGGCGATGAGCTTGAGGCGATGTATCATTATAATGTCTTAGAAAATAAAAAAGGTAAAGATTTAAAAAAATTCATACTTTACCCAACCAGTCAATTTAGCGTAGGTGAGGCTAGGCTTAAAGAGGCTATAAAAGGTATAAAAGCTGAATTAAATGAACGCCTTGCTTATTTTGAAAATGAAAATAAACTCGTAGAAGCACAAAGGTTAAAACAAAGAGTAGAATTTGACCTTGAAATGCTTCAAAGCACTGGAATGTGTAAAGGAGTTGAAAATTATGCTTTGCATTTAACAGGGCTTAAGAGCGGCGATACACCTTATACGCTTTTTGATTATTTTGCTATTAAAAACCAAGACTTTTTAGTCATTGTAGATGAATCTCATGTATCTTTACCACAATTTCGTGGGATGTTTGCAGGGGATAGAAGCAGAAAGCAAACTTTGGTTGATTATGGTTTTCGTTTGCCAAGTGCCTTAGATAATAGACCTTTGATGTTTGATGAATTTATTAATAAAAATTGTAAATTTTTATTTGTTTCAGCCACACCTGCGCCTTTAGAGTTAGAATTAAGCAAAGAAAATATTTTTTATCAAATCATGCGTCCAACAGGGCTTTTAGATCCTAAAATAGAAATCAAAGATAGTGAAAATCAAGTAGAAATTTTATACGATGAAGCTAAAAAAGTTATAGAGCATAATGAAAGAGTTTTAATAACCGTTTTAACTAAAAAAATGGCCGAAGAGCTTAGTAAATACTACTTAGAACTTGGCTTAAAAGTAAAATACATGCATTCAGAAATTGACGCAATAGAGCGTAATGAAATCATCCGTGGTTTAAGAAGTGGTGCTTTTGATATTTTAATCGGGATTAATCTTTTAAGAGAAGGACTTGACTTGCCTGAAGTTTCTCTTATAGCGATTATGGATGCAGATAAAGAAGGCTTTTTAAGAAGTACCACTGCACTCATTCAAACGATGGGACGTGCTGCTAGAAATGTCAATGGAAAAGTTTTACTTTTTGCCAAAAAAATCACAAAATCTATGCAAGAAGCTATCGATACTACTAATAAAAGAAGGGCTTTACAAGAAGCTTATAATAAAAAACACAACATCACACCAACCTCAGTAAAAAGAAACATAGAAGAAAGTTTAAAACATGAACTTGAGCAAGGAGAAATTTATCGTAAAGGCAAAGAACTTGAAAAAATGCCTGCAAAAGAACGCGCCAAAATAGTAAAAGAATTAAGAAAACAAATGTTAGAAGCAGCTAAAAATCTTGAATTTGAAAAAGCGGCAATGCTTAGAGATGAGATTAATAAATTAAGAACTTTATAA
- a CDS encoding ABC transporter permease — protein sequence MLLKALLKKEFLQFKRNKFLPRLVLIYPLVLILIMPWATNLEVKNINIAVIDWDKSQSTKNIINTIANNKYFDKIYTFSTYQDAKKCIENNICDAILEFNSNFEHDFFKENKLNLSLYINAINGVKANISLIYINKIITSSLNLKQDKINILSNFKFNPNLNYQHYMIPALSTIVLTLLCGFLPAINIVSEKEKGNIEQINVSPISKFNFILAKLIMYWIIGIVAFSICLLVSFFIYDLYPKSNVLLLCAVVFIYILAISGFGIIISNYSNTIAQAMFVIFFFMMIFILMSGLFTSILSMPKWAYALSHLNPLKYFIESLRMIFLKEVDITNLYSNFIILGIFAIIFNCFAIISYKKRS from the coding sequence ATGCTGTTAAAAGCTTTATTAAAAAAGGAATTTTTACAATTTAAACGTAATAAATTTTTACCACGATTGGTTTTGATTTATCCTTTAGTTCTAATACTTATTATGCCATGGGCAACAAATCTTGAAGTTAAAAATATCAATATAGCAGTAATTGACTGGGATAAAAGTCAGAGTACTAAAAATATAATAAATACTATTGCTAATAACAAATATTTTGACAAAATATACACATTTTCCACGTACCAAGATGCTAAAAAATGTATAGAAAATAACATTTGTGATGCAATATTAGAATTTAACTCAAATTTTGAGCACGATTTTTTCAAAGAAAACAAATTAAATTTATCTCTTTATATTAATGCTATAAATGGAGTAAAAGCCAATATAAGCTTAATCTATATAAATAAAATCATCACTTCAAGCTTAAATTTAAAACAAGACAAAATTAATATCTTAAGCAATTTCAAATTTAATCCAAATCTTAATTACCAACATTATATGATTCCTGCTTTAAGCACTATAGTACTCACTTTACTTTGTGGTTTTTTACCCGCAATTAACATTGTAAGTGAAAAAGAAAAGGGAAATATTGAACAAATAAATGTTAGTCCTATTTCTAAATTTAATTTTATACTAGCCAAGCTCATTATGTACTGGATAATTGGTATAGTTGCCTTTAGTATATGTCTTTTGGTTTCATTTTTTATTTATGATTTGTATCCTAAAAGCAATGTATTGCTACTATGCGCTGTGGTGTTTATTTATATTTTGGCTATTTCTGGATTTGGGATTATCATTTCTAACTATTCCAATACCATAGCACAAGCTATGTTTGTAATTTTTTTCTTCATGATGATTTTTATATTAATGAGTGGACTTTTTACTTCTATACTTTCTATGCCAAAGTGGGCTTATGCTTTAAGCCATCTAAATCCATTAAAATACTTTATAGAATCTTTAAGAATGATTTTTCTAAAAGAAGTTGATATAACAAATTTATATTCTAATTTTATAATACTTGGTATATTTGCGATTATATTTAACTGTTTTGCTATAATAAGTTACAAAAAAAGAAGCTAA
- a CDS encoding ABC transporter ATP-binding protein: MIEVKNLYKSYNNKKVLSDINFNLNDGEILGIIGADGSGKSTLLKILSTLVLPDTTKTKIYEYNLVKDYQQIRKIIAYMSPCFSLYGDLSIDENIDFFAKIHSCNWKENLQEILPIYQQLQQVKNRKASALSGGMKQKLALCCALIHKPKLLILDEPTTGVDPCSRKDFWDILLSLNKSIIITSSYMDEIARSDKIAFIQNGKFIRLDKPKTLCENIQSGIYALEGIKIKNIMTILKNDDNVKNFYAFKENIHIVFKEHTNTSKWLSIIEKKCNQKLSLYKTNANLEDCFMELNHG; this comes from the coding sequence ATGATTGAAGTTAAAAATCTTTACAAAAGTTACAATAATAAGAAAGTTCTAAGTGATATTAATTTTAATCTAAATGATGGTGAAATTTTAGGCATTATTGGAGCAGATGGATCTGGCAAAAGTACTTTGTTAAAAATTTTAAGCACTCTTGTATTGCCCGATACAACAAAAACTAAAATTTATGAATATAATCTAGTAAAAGACTATCAACAAATTCGAAAAATAATAGCCTATATGAGTCCTTGTTTTAGCCTCTATGGCGATCTTAGTATAGATGAAAATATAGATTTTTTTGCCAAAATTCACTCTTGTAATTGGAAAGAAAATTTACAAGAAATATTACCTATATATCAGCAATTGCAACAAGTAAAAAATAGAAAAGCAAGCGCTCTTTCTGGAGGAATGAAGCAAAAGCTAGCTCTATGCTGTGCTCTCATTCACAAACCAAAACTTTTAATACTAGATGAACCTACAACTGGAGTGGATCCTTGTTCAAGAAAAGATTTTTGGGATATATTATTGTCTTTAAACAAAAGTATTATCATAACAAGTTCTTATATGGATGAAATTGCAAGATCAGATAAAATCGCTTTTATACAAAATGGTAAATTTATAAGATTAGACAAGCCAAAAACACTATGTGAAAATATTCAATCAGGAATTTATGCTCTAGAAGGAATAAAAATCAAAAATATTATGACAATTTTAAAAAATGATGATAATGTAAAAAATTTTTATGCTTTTAAAGAAAATATTCATATTGTTTTTAAAGAACATACTAATACTTCTAAATGGTTATCTATAATAGAAAAAAAATGCAATCAAAAACTTTCCTTATATAAAACCAATGCAAATCTTGAAGATTGTTTTATGGAATTAAACCATGGATAG
- a CDS encoding ABC transporter permease has translation MNIFLAIVKKESLHIIRDKRTMLIVFFMPIVQILLFGFALSMEVNHIKFSILNLSKDNTSKQISQTLINNPYFEFIQTYHDIKQMQDDFKNSKIDMTLIFDHNFAKNQIIQIAIDASDPNRASIINAYIENILLEQLDVQNFNIRFLYNPSSKSQYVFIPGLMGMILMLICAMMTSISIVREKENQTMQMLLSAPIRPFIIIFAKMLPYFFISNISLFIILLLSVFVLNIHIQGNLFILLCFCMLYIFLALSIGLFVSCITKTQASAMLICGMVFLIPIILLSGMIFPTESMPKILEFFTHLIPAKWFIIGIKKIMFMDVSLSFLLKELIILLSMSFIFLFASIKKFKDRIE, from the coding sequence ATGAATATTTTTCTAGCTATTGTTAAAAAAGAGAGTTTGCATATTATAAGAGATAAAAGGACTATGTTGATAGTATTTTTCATGCCTATAGTGCAAATTTTACTCTTTGGTTTTGCACTTAGCATGGAAGTAAACCATATAAAATTTAGCATTTTAAATTTATCAAAAGATAATACTAGTAAACAAATATCTCAAACACTAATAAATAATCCTTATTTTGAATTTATACAAACTTACCACGACATTAAACAAATGCAAGATGATTTTAAAAACTCTAAAATAGATATGACTCTTATATTTGATCATAATTTTGCAAAAAATCAAATAATTCAAATTGCAATTGATGCAAGTGATCCTAATAGGGCTAGCATTATCAATGCTTATATTGAAAATATTTTATTAGAACAACTTGATGTACAAAATTTCAATATACGTTTTTTATATAATCCTAGTTCTAAAAGTCAATATGTATTTATACCTGGACTAATGGGTATGATTTTAATGTTAATTTGCGCGATGATGACTAGCATATCCATAGTGCGCGAAAAAGAAAATCAAACCATGCAAATGCTACTTAGTGCCCCAATAAGACCTTTTATAATTATATTTGCAAAAATGTTGCCGTATTTTTTTATTTCTAATATTAGCTTATTTATTATTTTGTTGTTATCGGTTTTTGTTTTAAATATACATATTCAAGGAAATCTTTTTATCTTGCTTTGTTTTTGTATGTTATACATTTTTCTAGCTTTAAGCATAGGGCTTTTTGTATCATGTATAACAAAAACACAAGCAAGCGCTATGTTAATATGTGGAATGGTATTTTTAATCCCTATAATTTTACTTTCAGGTATGATATTTCCCACTGAAAGCATGCCAAAAATTCTAGAATTTTTCACCCATTTGATCCCTGCAAAATGGTTTATCATAGGCATTAAAAAAATTATGTTTATGGATGTTAGTTTAAGCTTTTTATTAAAAGAACTTATTATTTTATTGTCGATGAGTTTTATTTTCCTATTTGCAAGCATTAAAAAATTTAAAGATAGGATTGAATAA